Proteins encoded within one genomic window of Pigmentiphaga sp. H8:
- a CDS encoding ABC transporter permease, which produces MEVLNTFYHLVPITAVQGLLYAFVAMGVMIPFRLLNVPDLTAEGAFPLGGCLVAALITAGLHPFLGTLAAAGAGFLAGAVTALIHLKFRVHSLLAGILTITMLWSVDLRVMGKPNTPLFGLPNLYDWIDPAIMQSLALQGGLLLAALVVLVLLLWWGLHTDVGLALRGVGANSQLAPALAVNSTRYIVVGLGLANAITAAAGALLAQSQGYGDVNMGFGMLINGLAALIIGEAIIGRRTLLRQLCAPVVGSLLYYQLSSLVLSFGLMPSDLKLVTGLFVLVTIGWPILRGRARAGSIAG; this is translated from the coding sequence GTGGAAGTCCTGAACACCTTCTATCACCTCGTCCCCATCACGGCCGTCCAGGGACTGCTGTACGCCTTCGTCGCCATGGGGGTGATGATTCCCTTCCGCCTGCTGAACGTGCCCGACCTGACCGCCGAGGGCGCCTTTCCGCTGGGCGGCTGCCTGGTCGCGGCATTGATCACGGCCGGGCTCCATCCCTTCCTCGGCACCCTGGCGGCGGCCGGCGCGGGCTTCCTGGCCGGCGCCGTCACCGCGCTGATCCACCTGAAGTTCCGCGTCCATTCGCTGCTGGCCGGCATCCTGACCATCACCATGCTGTGGAGCGTCGACCTGCGGGTGATGGGCAAGCCCAATACGCCGCTGTTCGGCCTGCCCAATCTGTACGACTGGATAGATCCGGCCATCATGCAAAGCCTCGCGCTGCAGGGTGGCCTGCTGCTGGCGGCGCTGGTGGTGCTGGTGCTGCTGCTGTGGTGGGGCCTGCACACCGACGTGGGCCTGGCCCTGCGCGGCGTCGGCGCCAACAGCCAGCTCGCACCGGCGCTCGCGGTCAACTCCACGCGCTACATCGTGGTCGGCCTGGGGCTGGCCAACGCCATCACTGCCGCGGCGGGCGCGCTGCTGGCCCAGAGCCAGGGCTACGGCGATGTCAACATGGGCTTCGGCATGCTGATCAACGGCCTGGCCGCGCTCATCATCGGCGAAGCCATCATCGGCCGCCGTACGCTGCTGCGCCAGCTGTGCGCGCCGGTGGTCGGCTCGCTGCTGTACTACCAGCTCAGTTCGCTGGTGCTGTCCTTCGGACTGATGCCCTCCGACCTCAAGCTGGTCACCGGCCTCTTCGTCCTCGTCACCATAGGCTGGCCCATTCTCAGGGGCCGCGCCCGCGCCGGCTCGATCGCCGGATAA
- a CDS encoding TauD/TfdA family dioxygenase, which produces MTEMLQQPYTGPSAWTRAQMEADQSWIYTLSPAEVAEIRAAVATALATGKPLESISRADFPLAGLAGRLATLGEELENGRGFEMWRGLPVEDWSLEERSIAYWGLGQYLGDAVVQNARGELFGHVRDTTAGADPQTNANTRFYHTNRAAPFHVDGADIVGLMCVRTAKAGGASLVVSSTSIYNALLRDHPDMIPLLYEPLWFDHRGEHNAVTGKPYWVTSICGWTHGKLSMMYLRNFIESAQRYEGAPPLTERHRKLLDLIDHYAESPELCLSMAFLPGDIQWLNNHMTLHSRTEFLDWEEDERRRWLMRLWLNRRERNRYTDTYGYYGIAPDAK; this is translated from the coding sequence ATGACGGAAATGCTGCAACAGCCCTATACCGGCCCCAGTGCCTGGACCCGCGCCCAGATGGAGGCCGACCAGAGCTGGATCTACACCCTGTCGCCGGCCGAGGTCGCCGAGATCCGCGCCGCGGTCGCCACCGCCCTGGCCACGGGCAAGCCGCTGGAATCCATTTCCCGCGCCGATTTCCCGCTTGCCGGCCTGGCGGGCCGGCTGGCGACGCTGGGAGAAGAACTGGAGAACGGCCGCGGCTTCGAGATGTGGCGCGGGCTGCCGGTCGAGGATTGGAGCCTGGAGGAACGCAGCATCGCCTACTGGGGACTGGGGCAGTACCTGGGCGATGCGGTCGTGCAGAACGCGCGCGGCGAGCTGTTCGGCCACGTACGCGACACCACCGCCGGCGCCGACCCGCAGACCAACGCCAACACCCGCTTCTATCACACCAACCGCGCGGCGCCCTTCCACGTGGACGGCGCCGACATCGTCGGCCTGATGTGCGTGCGCACCGCCAAGGCCGGCGGCGCCAGCCTGGTGGTCAGTTCCACCAGCATCTACAACGCGCTGCTGCGCGACCACCCCGACATGATCCCGCTGCTGTACGAGCCTCTGTGGTTCGACCACCGGGGCGAGCACAACGCGGTCACCGGCAAGCCCTATTGGGTCACGTCCATCTGCGGCTGGACCCACGGCAAGCTGTCGATGATGTACCTGCGCAATTTCATCGAGTCGGCGCAGCGCTACGAAGGCGCGCCCCCGCTGACCGAGCGCCACCGCAAGCTGCTGGACCTGATCGACCACTACGCGGAGTCGCCCGAGCTGTGCCTGTCCATGGCGTTCCTGCCCGGCGACATCCAGTGGCTGAACAATCACATGACGCTGCACTCGCGCACCGAGTTCCTGGACTGGGAAGAGGACGAGCGCAGGCGCTGGCTGATGCGCCTGTGGCTGAACCGGCGCGAGCGCAACCGCTATACCGACACCTACGGCTACTACGGCATCGCGCCCGACGCGAAATGA
- a CDS encoding ion transporter, with protein sequence MVQETPSTKRDHDIAEAFGRPERGWRRSLYAVMFETGSSAGRRFDQLLFVLILASLAVVMADSVAFLSQRLGGLFGPLEWAFTVLFTIEYVLRLLCVRRPLRYATSFYGVVDLLAFLPTYAALLTPSLAFLIGIRVLRLLRIFRVFKLRLFTEEYLMMARALRASSRKIMVFLSVVLLIVLVMGTIMYVVEGPQYGFTSIPVGVYWAISTIATVGFGDITPHTALGRLIASVMMLLGWGILAVPTGIVTMEMTLAESARRRTAARTCQVCLTPGQDHDANYCKHCGAGLAGQEREA encoded by the coding sequence GTGGTCCAGGAAACTCCATCGACGAAGCGTGATCATGACATCGCCGAGGCCTTCGGCAGGCCCGAGCGGGGATGGAGGCGGTCGCTGTACGCGGTGATGTTCGAGACCGGTTCGTCCGCCGGACGGCGATTCGACCAGTTGCTGTTCGTGCTCATCCTGGCCAGCCTGGCGGTCGTGATGGCCGATAGCGTGGCCTTCCTGTCGCAGCGCCTGGGCGGCCTGTTCGGTCCGCTGGAGTGGGCCTTCACGGTGCTCTTCACGATCGAATACGTGCTGCGGCTGCTGTGCGTGCGGCGCCCGCTGCGCTATGCCACGAGCTTCTACGGCGTGGTGGACCTGCTGGCCTTCCTGCCCACCTACGCGGCGCTGCTGACGCCCAGCCTGGCCTTCCTGATCGGCATCCGCGTGCTGCGTCTGCTGCGCATCTTCCGGGTGTTCAAGCTGCGCCTGTTCACCGAGGAATACCTGATGATGGCCCGGGCGCTGCGCGCCTCGTCCCGCAAGATCATGGTCTTCCTGTCGGTGGTGCTGCTGATCGTGCTGGTCATGGGCACGATCATGTACGTGGTCGAAGGCCCGCAGTACGGCTTCACCAGCATTCCGGTGGGTGTCTACTGGGCGATCTCGACCATCGCGACGGTGGGCTTCGGCGACATCACGCCGCACACCGCGCTGGGGCGGCTGATCGCCTCGGTCATGATGCTGCTGGGCTGGGGCATCCTGGCCGTGCCGACGGGCATCGTCACCATGGAGATGACGCTGGCCGAAAGCGCGCGGCGCCGGACCGCGGCGCGCACCTGCCAGGTGTGCCTGACGCCCGGGCAGGACCACGACGCGAACTACTGCAAGCACTGCGGCGCCGGGCTGGCGGGGCAGGAGCGGGAGGCCTGA
- a CDS encoding four-helix bundle copper-binding protein, translated as MNAVPKEMQLCVDACLRCYQSCLGSAMNHCLERGGAHVAPPHFRLMMACAEMCRTAAHFMLTSVPQHRHVCADCASICRQCADSCDGLDGMDQCAADCRSCADACERMAA; from the coding sequence ATGAATGCCGTGCCGAAGGAAATGCAGCTGTGCGTGGATGCCTGCCTGCGTTGCTACCAGTCCTGCCTGGGATCCGCCATGAACCACTGCCTGGAGCGGGGCGGGGCGCACGTCGCACCGCCCCATTTCCGCCTGATGATGGCCTGCGCCGAGATGTGCCGCACCGCGGCCCACTTCATGCTGACCAGCGTTCCGCAGCACCGCCACGTGTGCGCCGACTGCGCCTCGATCTGCCGCCAGTGCGCCGACAGCTGCGACGGCCTGGACGGCATGGACCAGTGCGCCGCCGACTGCCGCAGCTGCGCCGACGCCTGCGAGCGCATGGCCGCCTGA
- a CDS encoding ketopantoate reductase family protein, protein MKIAVMGAGAVGSYYGAILARAGHDVVLVGRPAHVEAVRRQGLLLETKSFHGHVPARASEHPGDVAGAKLVLFCVKSTDTEDAGRQIAPHLDADAVVLSLQNGVDNAERLQALLPQPVVPAVVYVAVEMAGAGHVRHHGRGELVLGPSPRSEEAAGVLSAAGIPATVSGNAIGELWAKLILNCAYNALSAAAQLPYGRLIECQGVPDVMRNVVDECLAVAAASGVTVPGDTWEAVMRISRSMPTQLSSTAQDLARGKPSEIDHLNGYIVRRGGELGVSTPANRVLHSLVKLLESRQD, encoded by the coding sequence ATGAAGATTGCAGTGATGGGAGCCGGCGCGGTCGGCAGCTACTACGGCGCGATACTGGCCCGCGCCGGCCACGACGTGGTGCTGGTGGGCCGTCCCGCGCACGTGGAGGCGGTCCGGCGGCAGGGGCTGTTGCTCGAGACGAAGTCCTTCCACGGCCATGTGCCGGCGCGGGCCAGCGAGCATCCCGGGGACGTCGCCGGCGCCAAGCTCGTGCTGTTCTGCGTGAAATCCACCGACACCGAGGACGCGGGCAGGCAGATCGCGCCGCACCTGGATGCCGATGCCGTCGTGCTCAGCCTGCAGAACGGGGTCGACAATGCCGAGCGCCTGCAGGCGCTGCTGCCGCAGCCGGTGGTGCCGGCCGTGGTGTACGTGGCGGTGGAGATGGCGGGCGCGGGCCACGTGCGCCATCACGGGCGCGGCGAACTCGTGCTCGGGCCGTCGCCCCGCAGCGAGGAAGCGGCGGGCGTGCTGAGCGCGGCCGGTATCCCGGCCACGGTGTCCGGCAACGCCATCGGCGAACTCTGGGCCAAGCTCATCCTGAACTGCGCCTACAACGCGCTGTCGGCCGCGGCGCAGTTGCCCTATGGCCGGCTGATCGAGTGCCAGGGCGTGCCGGATGTCATGCGCAACGTGGTGGACGAGTGTTTGGCGGTGGCGGCGGCCTCGGGCGTGACGGTGCCCGGCGACACCTGGGAAGCGGTAATGCGCATCAGCCGCAGCATGCCGACCCAGTTGTCGTCGACGGCGCAGGACCTGGCGCGCGGCAAGCCGAGCGAGATCGACCATTTGAACGGCTACATCGTCCGCCGGGGCGGCGAACTGGGCGTGTCGACGCCGGCCAACCGCGTGCTGCACAGCCTGGTCAAGCTGCTGGAGTCGCGCCAGGACTGA
- a CDS encoding ABC transporter ATP-binding protein, producing MASKKLDFRGQSYKDVLGFTFRHWAEQPWRILTIIVAILLSTLASVATPLYAGRLVDAVASGAASDPAAWQAAIAAFWILAALGVGATALRQVVFLSLTFLTLKMMSKIAANAFHRVQRFSTDWHANSFAGSTVRKVTRGMWALDLLNDTLLVALLPSLVMLAGATILLGATWPLMGAVIGVGSLLYVMLTVMLSLGFVAPAARLANAWDTRMGGALADAITCNAVVKAFGAEDREETRLARVIGKWRLRTRRTWVRGTINGGVQGTMLVLMQAAILGTALLLWSRGQASVGDITFALTTFFMLQGYLRDVGMDIRNLQRSINDMEELVALERQPLGIEDRPDAPAIAIGPGEIRFEHVDFRYGTHDTPLYRDFSIRIAPGERVGLVGHSGSGKTTFIKLIQRLYDVSGGRITIDGQDISCVRQASLRQQIAIVQQEPILFHRSLAENIAYARPDATRAQVERAARLASAHDFIMALPHGYETLVGERGVKLSGGERQRVALARAFLADAPILILDEATSSLDSESEVLIQQAMERLMEGRTTLVVAHRLSTVRALDRLLVMDKGRVIEEGTHEALIRIRNGVYRRLFEKQALELTKGLLLDGNALRRADDEDWLAEPDALVENPADAPMPPGR from the coding sequence ATGGCATCGAAGAAACTCGACTTCCGTGGACAGTCCTACAAGGACGTCCTTGGCTTTACTTTCCGCCACTGGGCCGAGCAGCCCTGGCGCATCCTGACCATCATCGTCGCCATCCTGCTCTCGACGCTGGCCAGCGTGGCGACTCCGTTGTACGCGGGCCGCCTGGTCGATGCCGTGGCGTCGGGCGCGGCCAGCGACCCGGCCGCGTGGCAAGCCGCCATCGCCGCCTTCTGGATACTGGCCGCGCTGGGCGTGGGCGCCACGGCGTTGCGCCAGGTCGTATTCCTGAGCCTGACTTTCCTTACGCTCAAGATGATGAGCAAGATCGCCGCCAACGCCTTTCATCGCGTGCAGCGCTTCTCGACCGACTGGCATGCCAACAGCTTCGCCGGCTCGACCGTGCGCAAGGTCACGCGGGGCATGTGGGCGCTCGACCTGCTGAACGACACGCTGCTGGTGGCCCTGCTGCCGTCGCTGGTCATGCTGGCCGGCGCGACCATCCTGCTGGGCGCGACCTGGCCGCTCATGGGTGCCGTCATCGGCGTGGGATCCCTGCTGTATGTGATGCTGACCGTCATGCTGTCGCTGGGCTTCGTCGCGCCCGCCGCGCGCCTGGCCAACGCCTGGGATACCCGCATGGGCGGCGCCCTGGCCGACGCCATCACCTGCAACGCGGTGGTCAAGGCCTTCGGCGCCGAGGACCGCGAGGAAACGCGCCTGGCGCGCGTGATCGGCAAGTGGCGCCTGCGTACCCGGCGCACCTGGGTGCGCGGCACGATCAACGGCGGCGTCCAGGGCACCATGCTCGTGCTGATGCAGGCCGCCATCCTGGGCACCGCGCTGCTGCTGTGGTCGCGCGGGCAGGCCAGCGTGGGCGACATCACCTTCGCGCTGACGACCTTCTTCATGCTCCAGGGCTACCTGCGCGACGTGGGCATGGACATCCGCAACCTGCAACGCTCCATCAACGACATGGAGGAACTGGTCGCGCTGGAACGCCAGCCGCTGGGCATCGAGGACCGTCCGGACGCTCCGGCCATCGCCATCGGCCCCGGCGAGATCCGCTTCGAGCACGTGGACTTCCGCTACGGCACCCACGACACGCCGCTCTACCGCGATTTCTCGATACGCATCGCGCCGGGCGAACGGGTCGGGCTGGTCGGCCACTCCGGTTCGGGCAAGACCACGTTCATCAAGCTGATCCAGCGCCTGTACGACGTCAGCGGCGGCCGCATCACCATCGACGGACAGGACATCTCCTGCGTCCGCCAGGCCTCGCTGCGCCAGCAGATCGCCATCGTCCAGCAGGAACCCATCCTGTTCCACCGCTCGCTGGCCGAGAACATCGCCTATGCCCGGCCGGACGCCACGCGGGCGCAGGTCGAGCGTGCGGCGCGCCTGGCCAGCGCCCATGACTTCATCATGGCCCTGCCCCACGGCTACGAGACCCTGGTGGGCGAGCGCGGCGTCAAGCTGTCGGGAGGCGAGCGCCAGCGCGTGGCGCTGGCTCGCGCCTTCCTGGCCGATGCGCCCATCCTGATCCTGGACGAGGCGACCTCCAGCCTGGACAGCGAAAGCGAGGTCCTGATCCAGCAAGCCATGGAGCGCCTGATGGAAGGCCGCACCACGCTGGTGGTCGCGCACCGGCTGTCCACCGTGCGCGCGCTCGACCGGCTGCTGGTAATGGACAAGGGCCGCGTCATCGAGGAAGGCACGCACGAGGCGCTGATCCGGATCAGGAATGGCGTCTATCGGCGGTTGTTCGAGAAGCAGGCCCTGGAACTGACCAAGGGTCTGTTGCTGGATGGCAACGCGCTGCGCCGCGCCGACGACGAGGACTGGCTGGCCGAACCGGATGCGCTGGTGGAGAACCCCGCCGACGCGCCGATGCCGCCCGGCAGGTAG
- a CDS encoding LysE family translocator, translated as MPDTSSLLAFGLVALGMALTPGPNMIYLVSRSISQGPRAGLVSLGGVALGFVFYMLCAALGITALVMAVPYAYDALRAGGAIYLLYLAWQAVRPGGRSPFQVRELPRDGPGKLFAMGFLTNLLNPKIAVMYLSLLPQFIRPEQGSVLMQSFMLGATQIAISMSVNATVAIMAGSIAAFLARRPLWLVAQRWLMGTVLAGLAVRMATEARR; from the coding sequence ATGCCCGATACGTCCAGCCTGCTCGCCTTTGGCCTGGTGGCGCTGGGAATGGCGCTGACGCCAGGCCCCAACATGATCTACCTCGTCTCGCGCTCGATCTCGCAGGGGCCGCGCGCCGGGCTCGTCTCGCTGGGCGGCGTGGCGCTGGGCTTCGTGTTCTACATGCTGTGCGCGGCATTGGGCATCACCGCGCTGGTCATGGCGGTGCCCTATGCCTACGATGCGCTGCGCGCGGGCGGCGCGATCTATCTGCTCTATCTGGCATGGCAGGCGGTCAGGCCGGGCGGGCGTTCGCCGTTCCAGGTGCGCGAATTGCCACGCGACGGCCCGGGCAAGCTGTTCGCGATGGGCTTCCTGACCAACCTGCTGAACCCCAAGATCGCGGTGATGTACCTGTCGCTGCTGCCGCAGTTCATCCGGCCCGAGCAGGGCAGCGTGCTGATGCAGTCGTTCATGCTGGGCGCGACGCAGATCGCGATCAGCATGAGCGTCAACGCCACGGTGGCCATCATGGCCGGCTCGATCGCGGCCTTCCTGGCGCGCCGCCCGCTGTGGCTGGTCGCGCAGCGGTGGCTGATGGGCACGGTGCTGGCGGGGCTGGCCGTGCGCATGGCCACCGAGGCGCGCCGCTAG
- a CDS encoding low temperature requirement protein A, with product MPSDTHRHPPLRHRDGHHARVTFEELFFDLIYVFAVTQISHQLLHHLTLTGVIESLILWLAVWLGWQYTCWVTNWFDPETPRIRGLLFATMLLALCMAASLPEAFGDRALLFAGSYAAMQVGRTAYIVCQLPASHPLAANYRRMLGWLAIAAVFWIAGAMAEGHELRALLWLVAVLCEYGSPMFGFALPGMGRSHTRDWTIEGGHLAERCQLFVIVALGETLLATGVMLADTQSWNTAIVSGVLATFLGTLAMWWLYFGTSSKDATEAITRSADPGRIGAYFHYIHAILVAGIIVTAVGNDLVMAHPHEALGTAQVVVLVAGPAIYLLGSAIYKKVVYGAVPGSHLAGAVALLVLVPMGYAATLLVMGWLTTAVLTAVGLWETRRLKQRRARQPAPPLAH from the coding sequence ATGCCATCCGACACCCACCGCCATCCCCCGCTGCGGCACCGCGACGGGCATCACGCCCGCGTCACCTTCGAAGAACTGTTCTTCGACCTGATCTACGTCTTCGCCGTCACCCAGATCAGCCACCAGCTCCTGCATCACCTGACGCTTACCGGCGTGATCGAGTCGCTGATCCTCTGGCTGGCGGTGTGGCTGGGGTGGCAATACACCTGCTGGGTAACGAACTGGTTCGACCCGGAAACCCCGCGCATCCGGGGCCTGCTCTTCGCCACCATGCTGCTCGCGCTGTGCATGGCGGCCAGCCTGCCCGAGGCCTTCGGCGACCGGGCGCTGCTGTTCGCCGGGTCCTATGCCGCGATGCAGGTGGGCCGGACCGCCTACATCGTCTGCCAGTTGCCGGCCAGCCATCCGCTGGCGGCCAACTACCGCCGCATGCTGGGATGGCTGGCTATCGCGGCGGTCTTCTGGATCGCCGGGGCGATGGCCGAAGGGCATGAGCTGCGCGCGCTGCTGTGGCTGGTGGCGGTGCTGTGCGAATACGGCTCGCCCATGTTCGGCTTCGCCCTGCCCGGCATGGGCCGCTCCCATACCCGCGACTGGACCATCGAGGGCGGCCACCTGGCCGAACGCTGCCAGTTGTTCGTGATCGTGGCGCTGGGCGAGACGCTGCTCGCCACCGGCGTCATGCTGGCGGACACCCAGTCCTGGAACACCGCCATCGTCTCCGGCGTGCTGGCCACCTTCCTCGGCACCCTGGCGATGTGGTGGCTGTATTTCGGCACGTCCAGCAAGGATGCCACCGAAGCCATCACACGCTCGGCCGATCCCGGACGCATCGGCGCCTATTTCCACTATATCCACGCCATCCTGGTGGCCGGCATCATCGTCACCGCCGTCGGCAACGATCTCGTCATGGCCCACCCCCACGAGGCGCTCGGCACGGCGCAGGTCGTCGTGCTGGTGGCCGGCCCGGCCATCTACCTGCTGGGCAGCGCCATCTACAAGAAGGTCGTCTACGGCGCCGTCCCGGGTTCGCACCTGGCCGGCGCGGTGGCGCTGCTCGTGCTGGTGCCCATGGGCTATGCCGCCACGCTGCTCGTCATGGGCTGGCTGACGACCGCGGTCCTGACGGCCGTGGGCTTGTGGGAGACACGGCGGCTCAAGCAGCGGCGCGCCCGCCAGCCCGCGCCGCCGCTGGCTCATTGA
- the nhaA gene encoding Na+/H+ antiporter NhaA → MDDNRDHVLGPADAPITLVEYGSYACPYCRAANERIAEIRHQLGDRLRYVFRHYPLPGSDIARRAAELAEHARDSRQFWDAHVTLMTHSRTLSEEDLSLVASELGVPPAGARQAGDDDPARARVDADVAGARASRVMVTPTFFINGRRYDGPWDESSFTDAMLRTPGHRLRSVAQDFAGWAPSAGVLLLLAAALAVLLTNSGLGEAFAALWETPLAISLGQAGFGMSLLHWINDGLLTIFFLVVGLEIKREFTVGHLANLRSAALPVAAALGGMLVPALVYSLIVPAGPWSHGWGVPMATDTAFAIALIAMMGSRVPTALRVFLTAAAIVDDIGSIVVVALFYSGSLNLGYLAAAAALVGVLALLNKAHIYRVAPYALTGILLWACVHASGLHATMAGVLLAMFIPTRPPPNLPTLVAQADAILTAEARRSGEVLRQGPSLPALAAFDAIHDRLESPADRLLRTTGARSSYVVLPLFALANAGVALAPDVLSSHGQLSLAIIAGLVLGKPLGLVLASVIAVRLGIARKPADYSWRQLVGAGALAGIGFTMSLFISGQAFPVETDFAAAKVAVFIGSILSSLIGLAILWGARPPAEG, encoded by the coding sequence GTGGATGACAACCGGGACCACGTCCTCGGCCCCGCCGATGCTCCCATCACCCTGGTCGAATATGGCAGCTACGCCTGCCCGTACTGCCGCGCCGCCAACGAACGCATCGCGGAAATCCGGCATCAGCTGGGCGACCGGCTGCGCTATGTATTCCGCCACTATCCGTTGCCGGGCAGCGACATCGCGCGCCGCGCGGCGGAGCTGGCCGAGCACGCGCGCGACTCCCGTCAGTTCTGGGACGCCCACGTCACGCTGATGACGCATTCGCGCACGCTGTCCGAGGAAGACCTGTCCCTGGTGGCGAGCGAACTCGGTGTCCCGCCCGCCGGCGCGCGGCAGGCGGGCGATGACGATCCGGCCCGGGCCCGGGTCGATGCCGATGTCGCCGGCGCCCGGGCCAGCCGGGTCATGGTCACGCCCACCTTCTTCATCAACGGGCGCCGCTACGACGGCCCCTGGGACGAAAGTTCGTTCACCGACGCCATGCTGCGCACACCGGGCCATCGCCTGCGCAGCGTGGCGCAGGACTTCGCGGGCTGGGCGCCCTCGGCCGGCGTGCTGCTCCTGCTGGCCGCCGCGCTGGCGGTCCTGCTGACGAACTCCGGGCTGGGCGAGGCCTTCGCCGCGCTGTGGGAAACGCCCCTGGCGATCTCGCTGGGGCAGGCCGGCTTCGGCATGTCGCTGCTGCACTGGATCAACGACGGCCTGCTGACGATCTTCTTCCTGGTCGTGGGGCTGGAGATCAAGCGCGAGTTCACCGTGGGCCACCTGGCCAACCTGCGCTCGGCCGCGCTGCCGGTCGCGGCGGCCCTGGGCGGCATGCTCGTGCCCGCGCTGGTCTACAGCCTGATCGTTCCCGCCGGCCCGTGGTCGCACGGCTGGGGCGTGCCCATGGCCACCGACACCGCCTTCGCCATCGCGCTGATCGCGATGATGGGTAGCCGCGTCCCCACCGCGCTGCGGGTGTTCCTGACCGCCGCGGCCATCGTCGACGACATCGGCTCCATCGTGGTCGTCGCGCTGTTCTATTCCGGCTCGCTGAACCTGGGCTACCTGGCCGCCGCCGCGGCGCTGGTGGGCGTGCTGGCGCTGCTCAACAAGGCACACATCTATCGCGTCGCGCCCTATGCGCTGACCGGCATCCTGCTGTGGGCCTGTGTCCACGCGAGTGGACTGCACGCGACCATGGCCGGCGTGCTGCTGGCGATGTTCATCCCCACGCGGCCGCCTCCCAACCTGCCCACGCTGGTGGCGCAGGCCGACGCCATTCTGACGGCCGAAGCGCGCCGCAGCGGCGAAGTCCTGCGGCAGGGGCCGTCGCTGCCCGCGCTGGCGGCGTTCGACGCCATCCACGACCGGCTGGAATCGCCCGCCGACCGGCTGCTGCGCACCACGGGCGCGCGTTCCAGCTACGTCGTGCTGCCGCTGTTCGCGCTGGCCAACGCCGGCGTGGCGCTGGCGCCCGACGTGCTGTCCAGCCACGGCCAGCTGTCGCTGGCCATCATCGCCGGACTGGTCCTGGGCAAGCCGCTGGGGCTGGTTCTGGCTTCGGTCATCGCCGTCCGGCTGGGCATCGCGCGCAAGCCCGCCGACTACTCGTGGCGGCAACTGGTGGGCGCCGGCGCGCTGGCCGGCATAGGCTTCACCATGTCGCTGTTCATTTCCGGCCAGGCCTTCCCGGTGGAAACCGATTTCGCCGCGGCCAAGGTCGCGGTCTTCATCGGCTCCATCCTGTCCTCGCTGATCGGCTTGGCCATACTCTGGGGAGCCCGGCCGCCCGCCGAAGGCTGA